A window of Sphingorhabdus lacus contains these coding sequences:
- a CDS encoding site-specific integrase, which produces MSVSNLTEARIREMPLGSGIHRDAQVKGLMVVCHKTTKTYSCQGDVRRNGRHVRTVRVKIDRVDRIGLRDARNKAKSIMSQIQSGIDPTEGPAETGITLEKALDAHLEEKTHRPRTEEGYRYHLDHYLKHWRKKAIADISRQMVRDLYAELKRKHGETTAASVMRTLRAVVNTAMRIDETLTGNPVAALHVPSTKRRKVAPLDISDWWQKVMKLAPMRRDLHVAMLLTGARRSSILQVKRSEVDVEKAILTLTHMKTSDEALQLPMGRRLAQILGVRMDTDEPLGSEWLWPSASSKCGHVMEPREDNLPSPHEYRHHARTLYIASGVPYAESALLLGQKLPGASGGYVHASHLVEHLRVHTQALEDFIFSHAVPKIQAVRETDYVDPLGFKLALSAPE; this is translated from the coding sequence ATGTCCGTATCCAATCTAACTGAAGCCCGCATCCGGGAGATGCCCTTGGGATCAGGTATACATCGAGATGCCCAAGTGAAGGGGTTGATGGTTGTTTGCCACAAAACCACAAAGACATATTCTTGCCAAGGCGACGTAAGGCGCAATGGCCGCCATGTCCGAACTGTCCGGGTCAAAATTGATCGGGTGGACAGGATTGGCCTTCGCGATGCCCGCAATAAAGCGAAGTCCATCATGTCTCAGATACAGTCAGGCATTGACCCGACTGAAGGCCCTGCCGAAACAGGTATTACCCTCGAAAAGGCATTGGATGCCCACCTTGAGGAAAAGACGCATCGCCCTCGTACAGAGGAAGGCTATCGCTACCACCTTGATCATTATCTGAAGCATTGGAGAAAGAAAGCTATTGCCGACATCTCGCGTCAAATGGTGCGTGACCTGTATGCGGAGTTGAAGCGCAAGCACGGCGAGACAACTGCTGCGAGTGTCATGCGGACGCTTCGGGCAGTCGTGAATACAGCCATGCGCATCGATGAGACATTGACTGGCAATCCGGTAGCTGCCTTGCACGTTCCATCAACGAAGCGTCGTAAGGTCGCGCCGTTGGACATTAGCGATTGGTGGCAGAAGGTGATGAAGCTGGCACCGATGCGGCGCGATTTGCATGTTGCCATGTTGCTGACTGGCGCACGCCGATCTTCGATCCTTCAGGTAAAAAGATCCGAGGTAGATGTCGAAAAGGCGATCCTGACGCTTACCCACATGAAGACAAGTGATGAGGCTTTGCAGCTGCCAATGGGTCGGAGGCTCGCCCAGATTCTCGGCGTGAGGATGGATACTGACGAACCGCTCGGCAGTGAATGGTTGTGGCCGTCAGCAAGCAGCAAATGCGGCCACGTCATGGAACCAAGGGAGGATAATCTGCCCAGTCCACATGAATATCGCCACCATGCCAGGACGCTCTATATTGCTTCTGGAGTGCCCTATGCAGAAAGTGCGCTGCTACTCGGCCAGAAGCTACCGGGAGCCTCAGGTGGCTACGTACATGCTTCACATCTTGTCGAACACCTGCGGGTTCACACTCAGGCACTGGAGGACTTCATCTTTTCCCACGCAGTGCCCAAAATTCAAGCTGTGAGGGAAACTGACTACGTCGATCCTTTGGGTTTCAAATTAGCGCTGAGTGCTCCTGAATGA
- a CDS encoding TetR/AcrR family transcriptional regulator: MIHNVRDVRFAFSITESAPPAMTPDADQPSRLDLREACITEATAIIESRGIESLSLREVARRLGVSHQAPYRHFPSRDHVLAEVIRRSFAEFAAALNAPPQTDNIGADALAMGMAYVHFALSRPLQYRLIFGGALPDPQRHGEMLQGARAAFGVLQTLLNRIFTERGQPFDQEAIDREALFIWSSLHGIVSLMRSDALDTLELSPETRNGFAMTALQRVGIALGVAQAPPSAPQSKEMER, translated from the coding sequence ATGATTCATAATGTGCGCGACGTTCGCTTTGCTTTCTCCATTACAGAAAGTGCGCCCCCGGCCATGACGCCGGATGCTGACCAACCGTCCCGGCTCGATTTGCGGGAAGCGTGCATAACCGAAGCCACCGCGATCATAGAATCGCGCGGGATCGAGAGTCTCAGCCTGCGCGAAGTCGCGCGCCGGCTTGGCGTATCCCACCAGGCACCCTATCGCCATTTCCCCAGCCGCGACCATGTTCTGGCCGAGGTCATCCGCCGGTCCTTTGCCGAGTTTGCCGCCGCATTGAATGCGCCGCCCCAAACGGACAATATCGGCGCAGATGCGCTGGCCATGGGCATGGCCTATGTCCATTTCGCCCTGTCGCGGCCGCTGCAATACCGGCTGATCTTTGGCGGCGCGCTTCCCGATCCCCAACGTCATGGTGAAATGCTGCAGGGCGCGCGGGCGGCCTTTGGCGTGCTCCAGACGTTGTTGAACCGCATATTCACCGAACGGGGGCAGCCCTTCGATCAGGAAGCCATTGATCGCGAAGCCCTGTTCATCTGGTCGAGCCTGCACGGCATTGTCAGCCTGATGCGCAGCGACGCGCTCGATACCCTGGAACTTAGTCCTGAAACCCGAAACGGCTTTGCAATGACCGCCTTGCAACGTGTTGGCATCGCCTTGGGGGTCGCACAAGCGCCACCCTCGGCACCGCAATCAAAGGAAATGGAACGATGA
- a CDS encoding DUF4188 domain-containing protein yields the protein MNEIYEGRWIARLDEPFVVLLIGIRINKPWHIHRWLPLVFQMSQMLRELNDNGDPGFLGGQTWFGRTTVLIQYWRSMEDLERYSTAKLPNRTPAWATFNEAVKATDSVGAYHELYAIEQGSYDNAFINMPRTLFSSVAPIRAVDDDSPFSGPSMAHGSRLSGPAPRFWGF from the coding sequence ATGAACGAGATTTACGAAGGTCGCTGGATCGCTCGCCTTGATGAGCCCTTTGTCGTGCTGCTGATCGGCATCCGCATCAACAAGCCATGGCACATCCACCGCTGGCTTCCGCTGGTGTTCCAGATGTCGCAAATGCTGCGCGAACTGAACGACAACGGGGACCCCGGCTTTCTGGGGGGCCAGACCTGGTTCGGCCGCACGACGGTTCTGATCCAATATTGGCGGTCAATGGAGGATTTGGAGCGTTATTCGACCGCGAAGCTCCCGAACCGGACCCCTGCCTGGGCCACATTCAACGAAGCGGTAAAGGCGACGGACAGCGTTGGCGCCTATCATGAACTTTATGCCATCGAGCAGGGCAGTTACGACAACGCGTTCATCAATATGCCGCGCACCTTGTTCAGTTCGGTGGCCCCCATCCGCGCGGTCGACGATGACAGCCCTTTTTCGGGCCCCTCAATGGCACATGGGTCGCGGCTCAGCGGTCCAGCCCCACGCTTTTGGGGCTTTTAA
- a CDS encoding TspO/MBR family protein encodes MPETHIIAAIAWAIVLGGAGGALTTIGLWYRNLKKPRWQPPDWLFGPAWTVILGLAAWAAVLGWEGAADADGRRTILILYGVNFVCHLLWSPLFFTMRRPDWALFEVVFLWGSVLALCIGLTPYSLLASWLIVPYLAWVSFAAILNLMIVRLNGPFGAKFGKG; translated from the coding sequence GTGCCGGAAACCCATATCATCGCCGCAATAGCCTGGGCCATCGTGCTGGGCGGGGCGGGGGGTGCCTTGACCACCATCGGTCTGTGGTACCGCAATCTCAAAAAACCGCGCTGGCAACCGCCCGACTGGTTGTTCGGGCCCGCATGGACGGTGATCCTCGGCCTTGCCGCATGGGCCGCGGTCCTTGGTTGGGAAGGGGCGGCGGATGCCGACGGGCGCAGGACGATCCTGATCCTCTATGGTGTCAACTTTGTCTGCCATTTGCTCTGGTCGCCGCTGTTCTTCACGATGCGCCGTCCGGACTGGGCCTTGTTCGAGGTGGTGTTCCTCTGGGGGTCGGTGCTCGCGCTCTGCATCGGGCTTACGCCCTATTCGCTGTTGGCGAGCTGGCTGATCGTGCCCTATCTGGCGTGGGTCAGCTTTGCAGCGATCCTGAACCTGATGATCGTGCGGTTGAACGGGCCGTTCGGGGCGAAGTTCGGGAAAGGGTGA
- a CDS encoding FAD-binding domain-containing protein translates to MKPSPRFPATREDALDRLDHFAPHAAHAYATGRNTDFGPDQPGAVSRLSPYVRYRLITEEEVVAAVLDRHSLAAAEKYVQEVLWRTYWKGWLEMRPSVWTRFRAGRDRWRDSWTDHAGLADAEGGRTGIDGFDHWARELVDTGYLHNHARMWFASIWIFTLRLPWELGADFFLRHLIDADAASNTLSWRWVAGLQTAGKSYLATRENIARFTNGRFAPDGLATQAFDLSEEPAPPALPLPPVERFDPAQPALLLVTHEDMTPENQLAPSARIAGAVMSGGNNNLWGAKAQDFVDSALSDTAARVGFQMGCDVATYPHITSEQVIASAHFAGVRQVLTAYAPVGPMADDLAQMGKDLKAAGITLCPVRRQWDEDFWPHATRGFFPFKEQIPAILQKRRML, encoded by the coding sequence ATGAAACCGTCCCCCCGTTTTCCGGCAACACGCGAAGATGCCCTGGACCGGCTGGACCATTTCGCGCCCCATGCCGCGCACGCCTATGCCACCGGCCGCAACACCGATTTCGGACCGGATCAGCCGGGCGCCGTGTCGCGCCTGTCGCCCTATGTGCGGTACCGGTTGATTACAGAGGAAGAGGTCGTCGCCGCCGTGCTGGACCGCCATAGCCTGGCCGCGGCGGAAAAATATGTGCAGGAGGTGCTGTGGCGCACCTATTGGAAGGGATGGCTGGAAATGCGGCCGTCGGTGTGGACCCGCTTTCGTGCGGGGCGCGACCGGTGGCGCGACAGTTGGACCGACCACGCCGGTCTGGCGGATGCCGAAGGCGGGCGGACCGGCATTGACGGGTTTGACCATTGGGCGCGCGAGCTGGTCGATACGGGGTATCTGCACAACCATGCACGGATGTGGTTTGCGTCCATCTGGATTTTCACGCTGCGCCTGCCGTGGGAATTGGGGGCGGATTTCTTTTTGCGGCACCTGATCGATGCGGACGCCGCCAGCAACACGCTGTCGTGGCGCTGGGTGGCGGGGTTGCAGACCGCGGGCAAAAGCTATCTCGCCACGCGGGAGAATATCGCGCGGTTCACCAATGGCCGGTTCGCGCCGGATGGGCTGGCAACGCAAGCCTTTGACCTGAGCGAGGAGCCCGCGCCGCCTGCCCTGCCTCTGCCGCCGGTGGAGCGGTTCGACCCCGCGCAACCCGCGCTGTTGCTGGTCACGCATGAGGATATGACGCCGGAGAACCAGTTGGCCCCAAGCGCGCGGATCGCAGGGGCGGTGATGTCGGGCGGGAACAATAATTTGTGGGGCGCAAAGGCACAGGATTTTGTGGACAGCGCGTTGAGCGACACCGCGGCGCGGGTGGGTTTCCAGATGGGATGCGACGTTGCGACCTATCCGCACATTACATCGGAACAGGTGATTGCATCGGCCCATTTTGCCGGGGTCCGGCAGGTCCTGACCGCTTATGCGCCGGTGGGGCCGATGGCGGACGATCTGGCGCAGATGGGCAAGGATTTAAAGGCGGCGGGCATCACCCTGTGTCCGGTCCGCCGCCAATGGGACGAGGATTTCTGGCCCCATGCGACCAGGGGTTTCTTTCCGTTCAAGGAACAGATTCCGGCGATCCTGCAAAAACGCCGGATGCTTTAG
- a CDS encoding alpha/beta fold hydrolase — protein sequence MTIRYVREFKGFAGIRLESDDIGTADDPSIILLHGFGQTRKVWEDVAVGLEQAGRHVINVDLRGHGGSDWSSDSRYGFDAYVEDLRAVLGQMRTRPVVVAAMHSGWIATAALAEDAATLASGLILVDPPAEKGGQTVRAAAETVSASLLQGLAKPDYDTKLLDLFHVDGTGERLSVAAPHINIPVLLIRGALGSVEPDTASPAFVAAFPDVEAIDVDGGGLLVNAERTEAFNGLLIDFLERKQPRFIPEYRSGSDARTLRDAMGCFATGITIITAHAADGKPIGLTANSFTSVSLDPPLLLVCIANNAGSAETLRSAESFAVNVLQIGQQPVSNLFAGKGEDRFAGTRWEVGEYGAPILPSSLGIFECTRNALHEAGDHFLLVGKVEKASFEPRRDPLLYFRGKYRRLHFT from the coding sequence ATGACGATCAGATATGTCCGTGAATTCAAGGGATTTGCCGGCATCCGGCTCGAATCGGATGATATCGGCACGGCGGACGATCCGTCGATCATCCTGCTGCACGGGTTCGGGCAAACCCGCAAAGTGTGGGAAGATGTCGCCGTCGGTCTGGAACAGGCCGGACGCCATGTCATCAATGTCGACCTGCGCGGCCATGGCGGCAGCGACTGGTCATCGGACAGCCGCTACGGCTTTGACGCCTATGTCGAGGATCTGCGCGCCGTGCTGGGACAGATGCGGACCCGGCCAGTGGTCGTGGCCGCCATGCACAGCGGCTGGATCGCGACCGCCGCGCTCGCCGAGGATGCCGCAACGCTCGCCTCGGGCCTGATCCTTGTCGATCCCCCGGCGGAGAAGGGCGGGCAAACCGTTCGCGCCGCGGCCGAGACAGTGTCGGCCTCGCTGCTGCAGGGTCTGGCAAAGCCCGATTATGACACGAAGCTGCTTGATCTGTTCCATGTCGACGGAACGGGCGAGCGCCTGTCGGTGGCGGCACCGCATATCAATATCCCCGTCCTCTTGATCCGCGGGGCCTTGGGCAGCGTGGAGCCCGATACCGCGTCGCCTGCCTTTGTGGCGGCCTTTCCCGATGTGGAGGCTATTGACGTCGATGGCGGCGGCTTGCTCGTCAACGCCGAACGCACCGAAGCCTTTAACGGCCTGCTCATCGACTTTCTGGAGCGCAAGCAACCGCGCTTCATTCCCGAATATCGCTCGGGCTCCGACGCCCGCACCTTGCGCGACGCGATGGGCTGCTTTGCGACCGGCATCACCATCATCACCGCGCACGCCGCCGACGGCAAACCCATTGGCCTCACCGCCAACAGCTTTACCAGCGTATCGCTCGATCCGCCGCTCCTGCTCGTCTGCATCGCCAACAATGCGGGCAGTGCGGAGACCTTGCGCTCGGCCGAAAGCTTCGCGGTCAACGTGCTGCAAATCGGGCAGCAGCCGGTGTCAAACCTGTTCGCAGGGAAAGGGGAGGACCGCTTTGCCGGAACCCGTTGGGAAGTGGGCGAATATGGCGCCCCCATCCTGCCCAGCTCGCTCGGCATCTTCGAATGCACGCGCAATGCCCTGCATGAGGCGGGCGACCATTTCCTGCTGGTCGGCAAGGTTGAAAAGGCGAGCTTTGAACCCCGCCGCGATCCGCTGCTCTATTTTCGCGGGAAATACCGGCGGCTCCACTTCACCTGA
- a CDS encoding hotdog fold thioesterase — protein sequence MTKIWFDETLDLEGLTKGSSDCMPGYVGIEFTAYGDDWLQARMPVNERTKQPYGRLHGGASVVLAETIGSTGAAMTVDRSKFATVGMEINANHIRPVKDGFVTATARAESIGRTTQIWSIRIEDEAGKLVCISRITMAVIPTDRA from the coding sequence ATGACAAAAATCTGGTTTGACGAGACGCTTGACCTTGAAGGCCTGACCAAAGGCAGCAGCGATTGTATGCCCGGCTATGTCGGGATTGAATTTACCGCTTATGGCGATGACTGGCTTCAGGCCCGTATGCCGGTGAACGAGCGGACGAAGCAGCCCTATGGCCGCTTGCACGGCGGCGCGTCGGTGGTGCTTGCCGAAACCATCGGTTCAACAGGCGCGGCGATGACCGTCGATCGCAGCAAATTTGCAACCGTCGGGATGGAGATCAACGCCAACCATATCCGCCCGGTCAAGGACGGCTTCGTCACGGCAACCGCGCGCGCGGAATCGATTGGCCGCACCACGCAGATCTGGTCGATCCGGATCGAGGACGAGGCGGGCAAACTGGTCTGCATTTCGCGTATCACTATGGCTGTTATTCCGACCGACAGGGCGTAA
- a CDS encoding phytase, translated as MRAVFVLGTLLLAGCASTPQPVMSPLPTAPVTASVETDPVGTADDAADDPAIWRNAADPAASLVVATDKQAAIHVYDLKGKRLHSAPSPRLNNVDLHDMGGTTGVLVAASDRQDIANAKMALFRLDTTARQLVPIGSIAVGTGEAYGMCLWQRASDKALFGFLVLKDGRIDQVALDLSGPVPTGKVVRSMKLATQSEGCVVDDRTGILYVTEEDVGLWKFDAAPDAPVTATALAKADGKEIVMDAEGVALAPEGADGGYLLVSSQGDNAYAVYRLPAVTYVGRFRIGDGALDGVQETDGIELMPGDFGPAFPDGLFVAQDGDNRPQTQNFKYLGWAEIRKALGL; from the coding sequence ATGCGCGCTGTCTTTGTCCTGGGGACCCTGCTTCTCGCCGGTTGCGCCTCCACGCCGCAACCGGTGATGAGCCCGCTGCCCACCGCGCCGGTCACCGCCTCGGTCGAAACCGATCCTGTCGGAACGGCCGACGATGCCGCTGACGATCCCGCCATCTGGCGCAATGCGGCTGACCCGGCGGCAAGTCTTGTGGTTGCGACCGACAAGCAGGCGGCGATCCATGTCTATGACCTGAAGGGCAAGCGGCTCCATTCCGCCCCGTCGCCCCGGCTGAACAATGTCGACCTGCACGATATGGGCGGCACGACCGGTGTGCTCGTGGCCGCCAGCGACCGGCAGGATATTGCCAACGCCAAGATGGCGCTGTTCCGGCTCGACACCACTGCCCGGCAACTGGTTCCCATCGGCAGCATCGCCGTCGGCACCGGCGAAGCCTATGGCATGTGCCTGTGGCAACGGGCGTCGGACAAGGCGCTGTTCGGCTTCCTCGTCCTCAAAGATGGCCGTATCGATCAGGTCGCGCTTGACCTCAGCGGTCCTGTCCCCACCGGCAAGGTCGTGCGCAGCATGAAGCTTGCGACCCAGTCCGAAGGCTGCGTCGTCGATGACCGCACGGGTATCCTTTACGTGACCGAAGAAGATGTGGGCCTGTGGAAATTCGACGCCGCGCCCGACGCGCCGGTCACCGCCACGGCACTCGCCAAGGCCGATGGCAAGGAAATCGTCATGGACGCCGAAGGTGTGGCCCTCGCTCCAGAAGGAGCCGATGGCGGCTATCTGCTCGTCTCCAGCCAGGGCGATAACGCCTATGCCGTCTATCGCTTGCCCGCCGTCACCTATGTCGGACGCTTCCGCATTGGCGATGGCGCGCTCGACGGGGTGCAGGAAACCGATGGCATCGAACTGATGCCCGGCGATTTCGGACCCGCCTTTCCCGACGGACTGTTCGTCGCGCAAGATGGCGACAACCGGCCGCAGACCCAGAATTTCAAATATCTGGGCTGGGCCGAAATCCGCAAGGCATTGGGGCTATAG